A single region of the Pristis pectinata isolate sPriPec2 chromosome 23, sPriPec2.1.pri, whole genome shotgun sequence genome encodes:
- the traf1 gene encoding TNF receptor-associated factor 1: MAQESNGFICNGLPPSPDENELPSGFPQNICDDVPEEKYLCSFCKNVLKKAYQTLCGHRYCWACVEWIVKYNKSSVCQKCKEDDSQTVNEDSILALGKMFSDAAVSKEILDLKVHCINPGCTWKSTMKNYEDHVTQCEFSLIPCSTGCGLMVLRKKLADHLEKECKNNMVECQQCDVKMFMKDLQKHVCDKTPSKEKKTFKFDLANKEKSRSPGGNRTRDSCRFAELGCNFKGGKERLKDHENGSVVTHLALLLQFANTLKTNLLQNSSIANDEEEDASVLTIPSLITQLQLRVQEIEKNVLSLSYKSSLSSLRTQVAVESNGDLETDHFEGASGSSNNSDFQAPPYSGQVLTGCQNKIDALERKIQTFENIVTVLNREVEKTHTTMVAFERQNKIDQDAIKALERKVSDQQHLLALKDMVISDFRQQLLTLEQISYDGILIWKITDVNRKRQEAISGRTTSLYSPAFYTSRYGYKVRMRIYLNGDGAGRGSHISLFFVIMKGDYDALLHWPFKQKVTFMLLDQNSREHLIDAFRPDVNSSSFQRPVSEMNIASGCPMFLPLSKLDSPKQAYLKNDVLFIKCIVDNTN, from the exons ATGGCTCAAGAATCTAACGGCTTTATATGCAATGGGCTGCCACCATCACCCGATGAAAATGAATTACCTTCTGGCTTTCCACAAAATATCTGTGATGATGTGCCAGAGGAGAAGTACCTGTGCAGCTTTTGTAAAAATGTCTTGAAGAAGGCATACCAAACATTGTGTGGCCATCGATATTGCTGGGCATGTGTCGAGTGGATTGTCAA ATACAATAAAAGTTCAGTTTGTCAAAAATGTAAGGAAGATGACTCACAGACTGTAAATGAAGATAGCATTTTGGCTTTGGGAAAG ATGTTCAGTGATGCTGCAGTATCCAAGGAGATCTTAGATTTGAAAGTACATTGCATCAATCCTGGTTGTACCTGGAAAAGCACAATGAAGAATTATGAG GATCATGTAACCCAGTGTGAATTTTCACTGATTCCTTGCAGTACAGGTTGTGGATTGATGGTTTTAAGGAAGAAACTGGCAGATCATTTGGAAAAAGAATGCAAAAACAATATGGTGGAATGTCAGCAATGTGATGTGAAGATGTTTATGAAGGACTTGCAG AAGCATGTGTGTGATAAAACTccttccaaagagaaaaaaacgTTTAAGTTTGACTTGGCCAATAAAGAAAAG TCTCGTTCTCCTGGAGGAAACCGAACACGTGATAGCTGCCGTTTTGCAGAATTGGGCTGCAATTTCAAG GGTGGCAAAGAGCGTCTCAAGGATCATGAAAATGGTTCCGTTGTCACACATCTCGCATTATTACTTCAGTTTGCCAATACTCTGAAAACCAACCTGTTGCAAAATTCCAGCATTGCTAATGATGAAGAAGAAGATGCATCAGTACTTACCATCCCATCGTTGATTACTCAACTGCAGCTCAGAGtccaagaaattgaaaagaatgtgTTGTCCTTGTCGTACAAAAGTTCGTTATCCTCTTTACGCACCCAGGTTGCAGTGGAATCAAATGGTGACTTAGAAACAGATCATTTTGAAGGAGCTTCTGGTTCTAGTAACAATTCAGATTTTCAGGCACCACCATATTCTGGACAAGTATTGACAGGGtgtcaaaataaaattgatgCTCTTGAACGAAAAATCCAGACGTTCGAAAATATTGTGACCGTTTTAAACAGAGAGGTAGAAAAGACTCATACTACTATGGTTGCATTTGAGAGACAAAATAAGATTGATCAAGATGCCATTAAAGCCTTGGAACGCAAG GTTTCTGATCAGCAGCACCTGTTGGCTTTGAAGGATATGGTTATCAGTGACTTCCGTCAACAACTGCTTACTTTGGAGCAGATTTCTTATGATGGAATATTGATCTGGAAGATTACTGATGTGAATAGAAAACGGCAGGAGGCCATTTCAGGACGAACGACGAGTCTTTACTCCCCAG CATTCTACACCAGCAGATATGGCTATAAAGTGCGAATGAGAATATATTTAAATGGAGATGGAGCAGGTCGAGGTTCTCACATATCCTTGTTCTTTGTTATCATGAAGGGAGACTATGATGCCTTGCTTCACTGGCCATTTAAGCAAAAG GTTACGTTTATGCTTTTGGACCAGAACAGCCGGGAACATTTAATTGATGCATTTCGTCCAGATGTTAATTCATCTTCATTTCAACGACCAGTGAGCGAGATGAATATTGCCAGCGGCTGTCCTATGTTTTTACCATTATCCAAACTTGACTCTCCTAAGCAGGCCTATCTGAAAAATGATGTCTTGTTTATTAAGTGCATTGTAGATAATACAAACTAA